From Daucus carota subsp. sativus chromosome 6, DH1 v3.0, whole genome shotgun sequence, the proteins below share one genomic window:
- the LOC108225004 gene encoding uncharacterized protein LOC108225004: MGRNRGKAKKQTMVATRDDHGSGEEEKIPAKRRGRPLKIVKSETRDKEEAENFDDGENVNGVLSDKNTNTQTGLESGRKRGRASEINGNNGTVEAESGVDIKISGNDPVKPVGFRQNGSRRKNKPQRAAEVGVECR, translated from the coding sequence ATGGGCAGAAACAGAGGGAAAGCTAAGAAACAGACTATGGTAGCAACTCGTGACGATCATGGTAGTGGTGAGGAAGAAAAGATACCGGCTAAGAGAAGGGGAAGGCCACTGAAGATAGTGAAGAGTGAAACTCGGGATAAAGAAGAGGCTGAGAATTTTGATGATGGTGAGAACGTGAATGGAGTTCTCTCTGACAAGAATACTAACACACAAACTGGCTTGGAGAGTGGTAGAAAGAGAGGTAGAGCTTCAGAGATCAATGGAAATAATGGAACGGTGGAAGCCGAAAGTGGTGTTGATATTAAAATCAGCGGTAATGATCCTGTAAAGCCTGTAGGGTTCAGGCAAAATGGTAGCAGGCGGAAAAACAAACCACAGAGGGCTGCTGAAGTAGGTGTCGAGTGCAGATAA